A genomic region of Methylobacterium durans contains the following coding sequences:
- a CDS encoding acyltransferase family protein — protein sequence MIATRIPDRRAIPLAGRETSLRIPGLDGFRAVSILLVMASHSGLQGVIPGVFGVTIFFFVSGFLITSLLLEERARTGGIAIWPFYMRRFLRLYPPLVVFIAISGGVWLAAGNALHPLGVLGALAYLANYLSIFHRELMAGLGGQLWSLAVEEHFYLVYPLLLPLLLARRALAVPALLALCALSLVVRIVVCLAYPEIATAYTGMATECRIDAILFGAVTALAWRSPQGARLVAAATRPAIVVAALCAILASLLIRDELFRNTLRYTIQEIALVPLVLAGSVSPGWNGLKALLESPVALCIGRLSYALYLWHLAGLTAGEALVPGHGWHFAAAMSVGWLLSFGFAELSYRFVERPFFALRRRFGSHVTAQEDRGADPASEPVLNRGAV from the coding sequence ATGATCGCGACCCGCATACCGGACCGGCGCGCCATTCCGCTCGCGGGCCGCGAGACGAGCCTGCGCATCCCGGGGCTCGACGGCTTCCGCGCCGTCAGCATCCTCCTCGTCATGGCCTCGCATTCCGGGCTTCAGGGCGTGATCCCGGGCGTCTTCGGGGTGACGATCTTCTTCTTCGTCAGCGGCTTCCTGATCACGAGTTTGCTCCTCGAGGAGCGGGCGCGCACCGGCGGCATCGCGATCTGGCCGTTCTACATGCGGCGCTTCCTGAGGCTCTATCCACCCCTCGTCGTGTTCATCGCCATCTCGGGGGGCGTCTGGCTCGCCGCGGGCAACGCGCTGCATCCCCTCGGGGTGCTCGGCGCGCTCGCCTACCTCGCGAACTACCTGTCGATCTTCCACAGGGAGTTGATGGCGGGCCTCGGCGGGCAGCTCTGGTCGCTCGCCGTCGAGGAGCATTTCTACCTCGTCTACCCGCTGCTGCTGCCGCTCCTCCTCGCCCGCCGCGCCCTCGCGGTGCCGGCCCTGCTCGCGCTCTGCGCGCTCTCGCTCGTCGTACGCATCGTCGTCTGCCTGGCCTATCCCGAGATCGCCACCGCCTATACCGGCATGGCAACCGAGTGCCGGATCGACGCCATCCTGTTCGGTGCCGTCACCGCGCTCGCCTGGCGCTCGCCCCAGGGCGCGCGCCTCGTCGCGGCCGCGACGCGGCCCGCTATCGTCGTGGCCGCCCTCTGCGCGATCCTGGCGAGCCTCCTGATCCGCGACGAGCTGTTCCGGAACACGCTGCGCTACACGATCCAGGAGATCGCCCTCGTGCCACTGGTGCTCGCGGGCAGCGTCTCGCCCGGCTGGAACGGCCTCAAGGCACTGCTCGAAAGTCCCGTCGCCCTTTGCATCGGACGGCTCTCCTACGCGCTCTACCTCTGGCACCTCGCGGGGCTGACGGCCGGGGAAGCGCTCGTCCCGGGGCACGGTTGGCATTTCGCGGCCGCGATGAGCGTCGGCTGGCTTCTCTCCTTCGGCTTCGCCGAACTGTCGTATCGCTTCGTCGAGCGGCCGTTCTTCGCCCTGCGGCGGCGGTTCGGCTCGCACGTGACCGCGCAGGAGGATCGTGGCGCGGATCCGGCTTCCGAACCGGTCCTGAACCGAGGCGCGGTGTGA